A stretch of the Orcinus orca chromosome 1, mOrcOrc1.1, whole genome shotgun sequence genome encodes the following:
- the LOC117200096 gene encoding 39S ribosomal protein L42, mitochondrial-like, with protein sequence MALAAVKWAISSRTILKYLFPIQNGALYRACHKTMYPSLPDDYNCKVELALTSDGRTIVCYHPSVDIPYEHTKPIPRPDPVQNNEETHDLVLKTRLEEKGEHLEQGPMIEQLSKMFFTTKHRWYPRGQYHRRRRKLNPPKDR encoded by the coding sequence ATGGCATTGGCAGCAGTAAAATGGGCTATATCAAGCAGAACtatcttgaaatatttatttccaatTCAAAATGGAGCCTTATATCGTGCTTGTCATAAAACTATGTATCCTTCTCTTCCAGATGACTATAATTGCAAAGTAGAGCTTGCTTTGACATCTGATGGCAGGACAATAGTATGCTATCACCCTTCTGTGGACATTCCGTATGAGCACACAAAACCTATCCCTCGGCCAGATCCTGTGCAGAATAATGAAGAAACACATGATCTAGTGCTGAAAACCAGATTAGAAGAAAAAGGTGAACACTTAGAGCAAGGACCCATGATAGAACAACTTAGCAAAATGTTCTTTACTACTAAGCACCGTTGGTATCCTCGTGGACAGTATCATAGACGTCGTAGGAAACTGAATCCTCCAAAAGACAGATGA